One genomic window of Monodelphis domestica isolate mMonDom1 chromosome 1, mMonDom1.pri, whole genome shotgun sequence includes the following:
- the CHRNB4 gene encoding neuronal acetylcholine receptor subunit beta-4 isoform X4 — translation MANAEEKLMNFLLNKTRYNNLIRPAANSSQLVSISLQVILAQLISVNEREQIMTTNIWLKQEWTDYRLAWNSSQYEGVNILRIPSKRIWLPDIVLYNNADGTYEVSVYTNAVVSSNGSIFWLPPAIYKSACKIEVKHFPFDQQNCTLKFRSWTYDHTEIDMVLKTPTASMDDFTPSGEWDIIELPGRRTVNPLDPSYVDVTYDFIIKRKPLFYTINLIIPCVLITSLAILVFYLPSDCGEKMTLCISVLLALTVFLLLISKIVPPTSLDVPLIGKYLMFTMVLVTFSIVTSVCVLNVHHRSPSTHTMAPWVKVLFLERLPTFLFMKRPVNNPTRSQIDQRRRNKSESLHNASTGNLYKNSMYFVNPTSAPRAAGGTDSSGGQKDLRLRSFKRYQPEVQEAIDGVSFIADHMKSDDSDQCVIEDWKYVAMVVDRLFLWIFICVCVLGTAGLFLPPLFQNYSPP, via the exons aatGAACGGGAGCAGATTATGACCACCAATATCTGGCTGAAACAG GAGTGGACGGACTACCGCCTGGCTTGGAACTCATCCCAGTACGAAGGAGTGAACATTCTCAGGATCCCTTCAAAGCGCATCTGGCTACCAGACATTGTGCTTTATAACAA TGCTGATGGCACCTATGAAGTATCTGTGTATACCAATGCTGTGGTGTCCTCCAATGGCAGCATTTTCTGGTTGCCCCCAGCCATCTACAAGAGTGCCTGCAAGATTGAAGTGAAACATTTCCCCTTTGACCAGCAGAACTGTACACTCAAATTCCGATCCTGGACTTATGACCACACCGAAATTGACATGGTCCTCAAGACGCCCACTGCCAGCATGGATGACTTCACTCCCAGTGGAGAATGGGACATCATTGAGCTTCCAGGGCGGAGGACAGTCAACCCCTTGGACCCTAGCTATGTGGATGTGACTTATGATTTTATCATCAAAAGGAAGCCTCTTTTTTATACCATTAATCTCATCATTCCCTGTGTGCTTATCACATCCCTCGCTATTTTGGTGTTCTACCTTCCTTCAGACTGTGGGGAGAAGATGACACTGTGTATCTCAGTCCTGCTAGCCCTAACTGTCTTCCTCTTATTGATTTCCAAAATTGTCCCCCCGACCTCCTTGGATGTCCCCCTCATTGGCAAATACCTCATGTTCACTATGGTGTTAGTGACATTCTCCATTGTGACCAGTGTATGTGTCCTCAATGTGCACCACCGTTCACCTAGCACCCACACCATGGCTCCCTGGGTTAAGGTACTTTTTCTCGAGAGGCTGCCCACTTTCTTGTTCATGAAACGTCCAGTAAATAACCCCACCAGGTCCCAGATTGACCAGCGCCGGAGGAACAAGTCCGAATCCCTCCACAATGCCAGCACGGGCAACCTCTACAAGAATTCCATGTACTTTGTGAATCCCACCTCAGCCCCAAGGGCAGCAGGTGGTACTGACAGCTCGGGGGGTCAGAAGGATTTACGCTTAAGGTCCTTTAAGAGGTATCAGCCAGAAGTGCAAGAAGCCATCGATGGTGTGAGCTTCATAGCGGATCACATGAAAAGCGATGACAGTGACCAGTGT GTCATTGAAGACTGGAAATATGTGGCCATGGTAGTGGACagactctttctctggatatttaTCTGTGTCTGTGTCCTGGGGACTGCTGGCTTATTCCTGCCTCCTCTCTTTCAAAACTACTCTCCACCCTAG
- the CHRNA3 gene encoding neuronal acetylcholine receptor subunit alpha-3 isoform X1, which translates to MAAGGVGLGSLLAGLAFLFTGTEGFNAEHRLFDRLFEDYNEIIRPVANVSDPVIIHFEVSMSQLVKVDEVNQIMETNLWLKHIWNDYKLKWNPADYEGVEFMRVPSQKIWKPDIVLYNNAVGDFQVDDKTKALLKYTGEVTWIPPAIFKSSCKIDVTYFPFDYQNCTMKFGSWSYDKAKIDLVMIGSSMNLKDYWESGEWAIINAPGYKHDIKYNCCEEIYIDITYSLYIRRLPLFYTINLIIPCLLISFLTVLVFYLPSDCGEKVTLCISVLLSLTVFLLVITETIPSTSLVIPLIGEYLLFTMIFVTLSIVITVFVLNVHYRTPKTHTMPQWVKTIFLDWLPKIMFMARPASSSEEASQRSRPFSGAELSNLNCFRGSETKCCKGGSACQDGTCGVCRHQRLKLSNLSTNLPRSSSSESVDALLSYSVLSPEMKEAIESVKYIAENMKAQNEAKEIQDDWKYVAMVIDRIFLWVFILVCILGTAGLFLQPLMTGDEI; encoded by the exons ATGGCCGCGGGCGGCGTGGGACTAGGCAGCCTCCTGGCGGGTCTGGCCTTCCTGTTCACAG GGACCGAAGGCTTTAATGCAGAGCATCGCCTGTTTGACCGGCTATTTGAGGACTATAACGAGATCATACGGCCTGTGGCCAATGTGTCTGACCCAGTCATCATCCATTTTGAGGTGTCCATGTCCCAGCTGGTCAAAGTG GATGAAGTCAACCAGATTATGGAAACCAACCTCTGGCTGAAACAC ATTTGGAATGACTACAAGCTGAAGTGGAATCCTGCTGATTATGAAGGGGTCGAGTTCATGCGTGTGCCCTCTCAGAAAATATGGAAGCCTGACATTGTGCTATATAATAA CGCAGTTGGGGATTTCCAGGTTGATGACAAGACCAAGGCCCTGTTGAAATACACAGGAGAAGTCACCTGGATCCCTCCCGCCATCTTTAAGAGTTCATGCAAAATTGACGTGACTTACTTCCCATTTGACTACCAAAATTGCACCATGAAGTTTGGCTCCTGGTCCTACGATAAAGCTAAAATTGACTTGGTTATGATCGGCTCCTCTATGAACCTCAAGGACTACTGGGAAAGTGGCGAATGGGCCATCATCAATGCCCCTGGATACAAACATGATATCAAGTACAATTGTTGTGAAGAGATTTACATTGACATCACCTACTCCCTCTACATTAGGCGCCTGCCCTTGTTTTATACCATCAACCTGATCATTCCCTGCctcctgatttcttttctgaccGTGCTGGTGTTCTATCTGCCTTCTGACTGTGGGGAGAAAGTGACCCTCTGTATCTCAGTCCTCTTGTCCTTGACCGTGTTCCTCTTGGTGATCACCGAAACCATCCCCTCCACGTCGCTGGTCATCCCCCTGATCGGAGAGTACCTCCTGTTTACCATGATTTTTGTCACCCTGTCCATCGTCATCACGGTCTTCGTTCTCAACGTACACTACCGCACACCCAAGACTCATACGATGCCCCAGTGGGTGAAAACCATTTTCCTAGACTGGCTGCCCAAAATCATGTTCATGGCCAGGCCCGCGAGCAGCAGCGAAGAGGCTTCCCAGAGGTCCAGGCCCTTCTCTGGCGCCGAGCTCTCCAACCTCAACTGCTTCAGGGGTTCGGAGACAAAATGCTGCAAAGGGGGCTCGGCTTGCCAAGATGGGACGTGTGGCGTCTGCCGCCACCAGAGGCTCAAGCTCTCCAATCTGAGCACCAACCTCCCACGAAGCTCCAGCTCAGAATCCGTGGATGCTCTGCTTTCCTACTCCGTCCTGTCCCCAGAAATGAAAGAGGCCATTGAGAGTGTCAAGTACATTGCGGAAAACATGAAGGCCCAGAATGAAGCCAAGGAG ATTCAAGATGACTGGAAATATGTTGCTATGGTCATCGATCGCATTTTCCTGTGGGTTTTCATTCTGGTTTGTATTTTAGGAACAGCAGGGCTGTTCTTGCAACCTTTGATGACTGGAGATGAAATATAG
- the CHRNA3 gene encoding neuronal acetylcholine receptor subunit alpha-3 isoform X2: MSQLVKVDEVNQIMETNLWLKHIWNDYKLKWNPADYEGVEFMRVPSQKIWKPDIVLYNNAVGDFQVDDKTKALLKYTGEVTWIPPAIFKSSCKIDVTYFPFDYQNCTMKFGSWSYDKAKIDLVMIGSSMNLKDYWESGEWAIINAPGYKHDIKYNCCEEIYIDITYSLYIRRLPLFYTINLIIPCLLISFLTVLVFYLPSDCGEKVTLCISVLLSLTVFLLVITETIPSTSLVIPLIGEYLLFTMIFVTLSIVITVFVLNVHYRTPKTHTMPQWVKTIFLDWLPKIMFMARPASSSEEASQRSRPFSGAELSNLNCFRGSETKCCKGGSACQDGTCGVCRHQRLKLSNLSTNLPRSSSSESVDALLSYSVLSPEMKEAIESVKYIAENMKAQNEAKEIQDDWKYVAMVIDRIFLWVFILVCILGTAGLFLQPLMTGDEI; encoded by the exons ATGTCCCAGCTGGTCAAAGTG GATGAAGTCAACCAGATTATGGAAACCAACCTCTGGCTGAAACAC ATTTGGAATGACTACAAGCTGAAGTGGAATCCTGCTGATTATGAAGGGGTCGAGTTCATGCGTGTGCCCTCTCAGAAAATATGGAAGCCTGACATTGTGCTATATAATAA CGCAGTTGGGGATTTCCAGGTTGATGACAAGACCAAGGCCCTGTTGAAATACACAGGAGAAGTCACCTGGATCCCTCCCGCCATCTTTAAGAGTTCATGCAAAATTGACGTGACTTACTTCCCATTTGACTACCAAAATTGCACCATGAAGTTTGGCTCCTGGTCCTACGATAAAGCTAAAATTGACTTGGTTATGATCGGCTCCTCTATGAACCTCAAGGACTACTGGGAAAGTGGCGAATGGGCCATCATCAATGCCCCTGGATACAAACATGATATCAAGTACAATTGTTGTGAAGAGATTTACATTGACATCACCTACTCCCTCTACATTAGGCGCCTGCCCTTGTTTTATACCATCAACCTGATCATTCCCTGCctcctgatttcttttctgaccGTGCTGGTGTTCTATCTGCCTTCTGACTGTGGGGAGAAAGTGACCCTCTGTATCTCAGTCCTCTTGTCCTTGACCGTGTTCCTCTTGGTGATCACCGAAACCATCCCCTCCACGTCGCTGGTCATCCCCCTGATCGGAGAGTACCTCCTGTTTACCATGATTTTTGTCACCCTGTCCATCGTCATCACGGTCTTCGTTCTCAACGTACACTACCGCACACCCAAGACTCATACGATGCCCCAGTGGGTGAAAACCATTTTCCTAGACTGGCTGCCCAAAATCATGTTCATGGCCAGGCCCGCGAGCAGCAGCGAAGAGGCTTCCCAGAGGTCCAGGCCCTTCTCTGGCGCCGAGCTCTCCAACCTCAACTGCTTCAGGGGTTCGGAGACAAAATGCTGCAAAGGGGGCTCGGCTTGCCAAGATGGGACGTGTGGCGTCTGCCGCCACCAGAGGCTCAAGCTCTCCAATCTGAGCACCAACCTCCCACGAAGCTCCAGCTCAGAATCCGTGGATGCTCTGCTTTCCTACTCCGTCCTGTCCCCAGAAATGAAAGAGGCCATTGAGAGTGTCAAGTACATTGCGGAAAACATGAAGGCCCAGAATGAAGCCAAGGAG ATTCAAGATGACTGGAAATATGTTGCTATGGTCATCGATCGCATTTTCCTGTGGGTTTTCATTCTGGTTTGTATTTTAGGAACAGCAGGGCTGTTCTTGCAACCTTTGATGACTGGAGATGAAATATAG